A window of the Sporosarcina sp. FSL K6-2383 genome harbors these coding sequences:
- a CDS encoding ABC transporter permease, whose protein sequence is MTTFLRRTLFIGLLAVIWEVTSRLSSLPDFMFPTLTQVLQTLFSGIISGQITVAIVTSMIRLLIGFSIAVVIGVFLGYLIWRSKLVEDTLGFLITALQSIPSIVWFPLAIIWFGLNNFSILFIVTIGATWTMTISATSGFKNVPALYQRVAKTLGSSGFHFLRTVILPASVPQIISGLRIAWAFSWRALMAGELLGGGGGLGHLLETGRSLGQMDLVISVMIIIGVIGTIMDNLVFLRLERNVQKKWGIS, encoded by the coding sequence ATGACTACATTTTTGAGACGGACCCTCTTCATCGGGCTACTAGCGGTGATATGGGAAGTAACATCTAGATTATCAAGCTTGCCTGATTTTATGTTTCCAACGCTAACCCAGGTCCTTCAAACGCTTTTTTCAGGAATCATTAGTGGGCAAATCACGGTAGCTATTGTCACCAGTATGATTCGACTACTGATTGGGTTTTCGATTGCCGTAGTCATAGGTGTATTTCTAGGTTACTTAATTTGGCGTTCTAAGCTAGTCGAGGATACACTCGGATTTTTAATAACAGCTCTTCAATCCATTCCAAGTATTGTGTGGTTTCCACTCGCCATTATTTGGTTTGGTTTAAATAACTTTTCGATTTTGTTTATCGTTACAATTGGAGCCACATGGACGATGACGATTAGTGCGACAAGTGGTTTTAAAAATGTACCAGCATTGTATCAGCGGGTTGCCAAAACATTAGGGTCAAGTGGCTTTCATTTTTTACGAACAGTAATTTTGCCTGCCTCCGTACCACAAATTATATCAGGTTTACGAATTGCCTGGGCATTTTCATGGCGTGCGTTAATGGCTGGTGAGCTTCTAGGTGGTGGAGGCGGTTTAGGCCACCTACTTGAAACTGGAAGGTCGCTTGGTCAGATGGATTTAGTCATTTCTGTCATGATTATCATTGGTGTTATCGGTACCATTATGGATAATCTAGTATTCTTACGATTAGAGCGTAATGTTCAGAAGAAGTGGGGAATTAGTTGA
- the cysK gene encoding cysteine synthase A: MRVVNNIAELIGHTPLVRLNRIADPNGAAVYVKLEYFNPSKSVKDRAAFNMIVEAEKSGQLTAGATIIEPTSGNTGIGLAMNAAARGYRAIFVMPDNATIERINLMKAYGAEVVLTPSEERMPGAIAKANELASQIDNSFIPMQFENAANPDAHRTTTAMEIIEALASVNRTLTAFVCTSGTGGTVTGTGEALKEHDASITVHVVEPAGSPVLSGGEPGKHKLVGTSPGFIPSVLNTEIYDEIFQIKDEEAYATVRSAAVQEGVLIGPSGGASIYAALAVAKRLTPNDTVVCIAPDSGERYLSSDLFTT, from the coding sequence ATGAGAGTCGTAAATAATATAGCTGAACTGATTGGTCATACACCATTAGTCAGATTGAATCGAATTGCAGATCCTAATGGGGCGGCTGTCTATGTAAAGTTGGAATATTTTAATCCGAGTAAAAGTGTGAAGGACCGAGCAGCCTTTAATATGATTGTTGAAGCAGAAAAAAGTGGGCAATTGACGGCCGGTGCTACGATTATTGAACCGACTTCGGGCAATACTGGAATTGGTTTAGCGATGAATGCAGCAGCGAGGGGCTATCGAGCAATTTTTGTCATGCCGGATAATGCAACAATCGAACGTATAAATTTGATGAAGGCATATGGTGCGGAGGTTGTTCTGACACCAAGTGAAGAAAGAATGCCGGGAGCCATTGCCAAGGCTAATGAATTAGCTTCACAAATTGACAATAGTTTCATTCCAATGCAATTTGAAAATGCAGCTAATCCAGACGCGCATCGGACGACAACGGCTATGGAAATTATTGAAGCCTTGGCATCTGTGAACCGAACACTGACCGCCTTTGTCTGTACATCAGGAACAGGTGGCACGGTGACGGGGACGGGTGAAGCGTTGAAAGAACATGATGCCAGTATTACTGTTCATGTTGTGGAGCCTGCCGGGTCACCGGTTTTATCAGGCGGAGAGCCAGGCAAACATAAACTTGTTGGGACAAGTCCTGGCTTTATCCCTTCTGTGTTAAACACGGAGATCTACGATGAGATATTCCAGATTAAAGACGAGGAAGCATATGCTACTGTACGTAGTGCTGCTGTACAGGAGGGGGTTCTCATCGGTCCTTCCGGAGGGGCCTCTATTTACGCCGCTCTAGCCGTTGCTAAACGGTTGACGCCGAATGATACGGTTGTCTGCATTGCACCGGATTCTGGTGAACGATACTTATCAAGTGATTTATTTACAACTTGA
- a CDS encoding NAD(P)-binding protein, giving the protein MGTYPMMLNMKNKAAVVVGGGIIAYRKTLSLLQAGAHVTVISPALHSKMEELFLNDQITWKNKVYEPGDLQLAVVVIAATNQSHVNELVASSAGEHQLVNVVDSQTLSDFQVPAKLERGHLTITVATNGASPTLARVIRDELFEKYDDSYKAYLDFLALARDRVKNTVVDEQTKLRLLKVVTDETYRQSHNMQQVFLEMLGDFEKKSHHQLI; this is encoded by the coding sequence ATGGGAACATATCCAATGATGTTGAATATGAAAAACAAAGCAGCTGTCGTTGTAGGGGGCGGCATCATTGCTTATCGGAAGACGCTTAGCTTATTGCAAGCGGGGGCTCATGTAACAGTAATTAGCCCTGCCCTTCATTCGAAAATGGAGGAATTGTTTTTGAACGATCAAATTACGTGGAAGAATAAAGTTTATGAGCCAGGGGATCTCCAACTAGCCGTTGTGGTTATTGCCGCAACGAATCAGTCGCATGTCAATGAGCTTGTTGCCTCGTCAGCTGGGGAACATCAGCTTGTTAATGTCGTGGATAGTCAGACGTTAAGTGATTTTCAAGTACCTGCCAAGCTAGAGCGTGGTCATTTAACCATTACTGTAGCAACCAACGGGGCTAGTCCTACATTGGCAAGAGTTATTCGTGATGAGTTGTTTGAAAAATATGACGACTCATATAAGGCTTATTTAGATTTCCTTGCACTAGCCCGTGATCGAGTGAAAAATACTGTAGTTGACGAACAAACGAAGCTACGTCTATTGAAAGTTGTTACAGACGAAACGTATCGACAATCACATAATATGCAGCAAGTGTTTCTTGAGATGCTAGGTGACTTTGAAAAAAAGAGTCATCATCAGCTTATTTGA
- a CDS encoding MFS transporter has product MRSKFNVVTSTILASVFIARFGTFLVLPYLTLFLLEDFRYTGIQIGTIISTLALSRLIVSFFIGPYIDKYPKNKVILIGLLAYFGSYVYFPFIDQYTGFIVFAAILGFGQAVVEPTYRVLLSFYTEPENRKFIFNIRYFLINISAAIAPLTSVFFQQFGTDLLFFTVGFIFLINIFTFTILFKKYPIEKVPEKSGKVSIFQSFYVFRKDYGFTIFIVALIFISFGYSQFDSTFSQFLGITFDYELALKYFAWLITTNAITVLVIQYFVYRLGEVISTTTCLIIGSLCLSLGLFLFGQSESIVLLIFSMVIFTAGEVLVFTMVDVHIDEICEDHEKGTYFALSGVSSLGKIAGPSLGGFLLDSFGAGAMVFIVISVITVLSVPFFYLSNKVLNNKTHKTLEKH; this is encoded by the coding sequence GTGAGAAGTAAATTTAATGTAGTAACATCTACAATTCTGGCTAGTGTTTTTATTGCTAGATTTGGAACATTTTTAGTACTGCCTTATCTTACTCTGTTTTTGTTAGAAGATTTTCGTTACACAGGTATTCAGATAGGGACGATTATTTCTACACTGGCACTTTCTAGGTTGATTGTTAGTTTCTTTATTGGGCCATACATAGATAAATATCCAAAAAACAAGGTTATCCTTATTGGCTTGCTAGCTTATTTTGGTAGTTATGTGTATTTTCCTTTTATTGATCAGTATACTGGATTTATTGTGTTTGCGGCTATCCTAGGTTTTGGTCAAGCCGTTGTAGAGCCGACATATCGTGTGTTACTAAGTTTTTATACGGAACCTGAAAACAGGAAGTTTATTTTTAATATTCGCTACTTCCTAATCAATATTTCGGCTGCGATAGCTCCACTTACATCTGTTTTCTTTCAGCAATTTGGTACTGATTTATTATTTTTTACAGTTGGTTTTATTTTTCTTATTAATATCTTTACGTTTACAATTTTATTTAAAAAATATCCTATTGAAAAAGTGCCAGAGAAATCAGGTAAAGTATCCATTTTTCAATCATTTTATGTTTTTAGGAAGGACTACGGATTTACTATTTTTATAGTTGCTTTAATATTTATTAGCTTTGGTTACAGCCAATTTGATTCCACGTTTAGTCAGTTTTTAGGGATTACATTTGACTATGAACTTGCATTGAAATATTTTGCTTGGCTCATTACAACGAATGCTATTACTGTACTTGTTATTCAATACTTTGTTTATAGATTAGGTGAAGTCATTAGTACAACTACATGTTTAATCATTGGAAGTTTATGTTTATCGTTAGGATTGTTTTTATTTGGTCAAAGCGAAAGTATTGTACTTCTGATTTTTTCAATGGTTATTTTTACAGCAGGGGAAGTACTAGTGTTTACGATGGTCGATGTGCATATTGATGAAATTTGTGAGGATCATGAAAAAGGTACGTATTTTGCATTGTCTGGCGTAAGCTCGCTTGGTAAAATTGCGGGACCTAGTTTAGGCGGCTTTCTATTGGATAGTTTTGGTGCAGGTGCAATGGTATTTATTGTTATAAGTGTAATTACTGTATTATCAGTTCCGTTCTTTTATTTAAGTAATAAAGTGTTGAATAATAAGACCCATAAGACGTTGGAGAAGCACTAA
- a CDS encoding ABC transporter ATP-binding protein, whose amino-acid sequence MYLTIDGIEKSFPHAETGQVKVLDNIQLEVEKGQFISIVGPSGCGKSTLLYLIAGLEKADKGEIRIEGKKVTDAGPDRVVVFQEAGLFPWLTVLDNVTYGLLLKGMAKNEAQDKAKDMLKMVHLSNYIDAYPHQLSGGMKQRVSIARALVMEPAVLLMDEPFAALDEQTRMVLHHELLEIWRKTKVTIFFITHNIREAVLLSEKIVVFETRPGKIKSTHTIKTSTDGVTPNDVTFRLEKVILAELQGEIEKVLKEEMGDDYIFETDPLHRATSGDMGSNI is encoded by the coding sequence ATGTATTTAACAATTGATGGCATTGAAAAAAGTTTTCCGCATGCTGAAACAGGGCAAGTGAAAGTGCTGGATAATATCCAGTTAGAGGTGGAAAAAGGTCAGTTCATTTCGATTGTTGGTCCATCTGGCTGTGGAAAGTCAACGCTACTATATCTCATTGCAGGCCTTGAAAAGGCTGACAAAGGTGAAATTCGAATTGAGGGAAAGAAAGTGACAGATGCAGGACCTGATCGCGTCGTTGTTTTCCAAGAAGCTGGGCTATTCCCGTGGCTTACTGTTTTGGATAATGTGACATATGGTCTGTTGTTGAAAGGGATGGCTAAAAACGAAGCACAGGATAAAGCGAAAGATATGTTGAAAATGGTGCATTTGAGTAATTATATTGATGCCTATCCTCATCAGCTTTCAGGCGGCATGAAGCAGCGTGTGTCCATTGCTCGTGCGCTCGTTATGGAACCAGCAGTCTTATTGATGGATGAACCCTTTGCAGCTCTTGATGAACAAACGAGAATGGTCTTGCATCATGAATTGCTTGAAATATGGCGGAAAACGAAAGTGACGATTTTTTTCATCACACATAATATACGTGAAGCGGTTTTATTATCTGAAAAAATTGTTGTTTTTGAAACACGGCCTGGAAAAATTAAATCGACGCATACGATAAAAACGTCAACAGATGGTGTCACGCCAAATGACGTGACATTTCGTTTAGAGAAGGTCATCTTGGCGGAGTTACAGGGTGAAATAGAGAAAGTGTTAAAGGAGGAAATGGGGGATGACTACATTTTTGAGACGGACCCTCTTCATCGGGCTACTAGCGGTGATATGGGAAGTAACATCTAG
- a CDS encoding aliphatic sulfonate ABC transporter substrate-binding protein — protein MKRKLWRVGFISILVLAFATACGKGNQGAAGSKEVNIGYFPNLTHMATIVALEKGYFAEEFGEDIKINTKTVSNGGLFTEAMVTKSIDVGTVGPGPLLNLYVKDPNYHIISGAVNGGAVLVASEHSNITDLAHLDGKKVAIPVIGSTQDVMLRKALNDVGLKPTSNGGTVELFAAAPADTATLFIQKSVDAAATQEPWGYILETQANGKLLLDWESFAWGKESTNTVVAATKNFVSNEKFLTAYLTAHTKAVNFIKQNPEESQELVIKHIKDLTGKEINKEELQVAFSHLEVTTAVNEQVIQEMADISKEAGYVQSSEIKGLVQLEQLKAIEKK, from the coding sequence ATGAAGCGTAAATTATGGAGAGTTGGATTTATTTCTATACTGGTATTAGCTTTTGCGACAGCATGTGGTAAAGGAAATCAAGGTGCAGCTGGCAGTAAAGAAGTGAATATCGGTTATTTTCCGAACTTAACACATATGGCAACAATCGTTGCTTTGGAAAAAGGTTATTTTGCTGAAGAATTCGGTGAAGATATTAAAATTAACACGAAAACAGTGAGTAACGGTGGATTGTTCACGGAAGCAATGGTGACTAAATCAATTGATGTCGGCACTGTCGGACCGGGTCCATTATTAAACTTATATGTGAAAGATCCGAATTACCATATTATTTCGGGTGCTGTCAATGGTGGGGCTGTGCTTGTTGCCAGTGAACATAGCAATATTACAGATCTTGCACATTTAGATGGTAAAAAAGTTGCGATTCCTGTCATTGGTAGTACACAAGACGTCATGCTGCGTAAAGCACTGAATGATGTAGGGTTGAAACCAACATCGAATGGGGGAACAGTTGAATTATTCGCGGCTGCACCTGCGGATACAGCGACGCTGTTCATTCAAAAATCGGTGGATGCGGCAGCGACGCAAGAGCCATGGGGCTATATTTTAGAAACACAGGCGAATGGTAAGCTATTGCTAGATTGGGAGTCATTTGCTTGGGGTAAAGAATCGACCAATACAGTTGTTGCGGCTACTAAAAACTTTGTGAGCAATGAGAAGTTTCTAACAGCTTATTTAACAGCACATACTAAAGCAGTTAATTTTATTAAACAAAATCCGGAGGAAAGCCAGGAGCTGGTCATTAAACATATTAAGGATTTGACTGGAAAAGAAATCAATAAAGAAGAATTACAGGTGGCTTTTTCACATCTTGAAGTAACAACAGCTGTCAATGAGCAGGTCATTCAAGAAATGGCTGATATTAGTAAGGAAGCTGGCTATGTTCAAAGTAGTGAGATTAAGGGCTTGGTTCAACTGGAACAGTTGAAGGCAATTGAAAAGAAATAA
- the cysI gene encoding assimilatory sulfite reductase (NADPH) hemoprotein subunit produces MTKKIVLPPQEGKPSDVERIKLESNYLRGSLAESLVEQISSGINDDDNRLMKFHGSYLQDDRDLRNERQRQKLEPAYQFMVRVRAPGGIATPAQWLVMDDVANKYGNSTLKLTTRQSFQMHGILKWNMKKNIQEINASLMDTLAACGDVNRNVMCNPNPYQSDIHAEVYKLSAELSEYLSPRTQAYHEIWLDGEKVVKSQEVEVEPMYGELYLPRKFKIGLAIPPNNDIDVFSQDLGLIAILEEDKLVGFNIAVGGGMGMTHGDTATYPQLARVIGFCTPDKIIEVAEKVITIQRDYGNRSVRKNARFKYTVDAKGLEWIANELNNRLGWDLEAARAYHFEHNGDRYGWIKGNDGKWHYTLFIENGRVRDTGDYPLMTGLREIAKIHTGDFRLSPNQNLVISNVTSQKKKKIVELLELHNMTDGAHHSALRRSSMSCVAFPTCGLAMAEAERYLPVLLDKIDVIIDESGLRDKEIIIRMSGCPNGCSRPALGEIAFIGKAPGKYNMYLGAGFAGDRLNKIYRENIGEEEILAILQVLLTQYAKERLEGEHFGDFVIRAGHVKAVHNGMDFHDEVVSTNA; encoded by the coding sequence ATGACGAAAAAAATCGTACTGCCGCCGCAAGAAGGTAAACCGAGTGATGTCGAGCGGATTAAGCTAGAAAGTAACTATTTACGGGGATCACTTGCAGAATCGCTTGTAGAACAAATCAGCTCAGGTATTAATGATGATGATAATCGGCTGATGAAATTCCATGGTAGCTATTTACAAGATGATCGTGATTTACGCAACGAGCGCCAGCGCCAAAAGTTAGAGCCTGCGTATCAATTTATGGTGCGTGTGCGTGCACCAGGTGGGATTGCTACACCGGCACAATGGCTGGTCATGGATGACGTTGCCAATAAATATGGCAATAGTACATTGAAATTAACGACGCGCCAATCATTCCAAATGCATGGTATTTTAAAGTGGAATATGAAGAAAAATATTCAGGAAATTAACGCATCTTTGATGGATACGTTAGCAGCTTGCGGCGATGTTAACCGTAATGTCATGTGTAATCCGAACCCTTATCAATCAGACATTCATGCAGAAGTGTATAAATTATCTGCTGAATTAAGTGAATACCTATCTCCACGGACACAAGCGTATCATGAAATTTGGTTGGATGGCGAAAAAGTGGTCAAAAGTCAAGAGGTAGAAGTCGAGCCGATGTACGGTGAGCTGTATTTACCACGTAAATTTAAAATAGGCTTGGCGATTCCACCTAATAATGATATCGATGTATTTTCACAGGATCTAGGTTTGATTGCTATTTTAGAAGAGGATAAGTTAGTAGGCTTCAATATTGCAGTTGGCGGCGGTATGGGGATGACGCATGGAGATACAGCGACTTATCCGCAACTGGCGCGAGTCATTGGCTTCTGTACGCCCGATAAAATTATTGAAGTCGCAGAAAAAGTAATTACAATTCAGCGCGATTATGGTAATCGTTCTGTCCGAAAAAATGCTCGTTTTAAGTATACGGTCGATGCTAAAGGGTTGGAGTGGATTGCAAATGAGCTCAATAACCGTTTAGGCTGGGATCTTGAGGCGGCACGTGCTTATCACTTTGAGCATAATGGTGATCGCTACGGTTGGATTAAAGGCAATGATGGCAAATGGCATTATACGCTGTTTATCGAAAATGGTCGCGTTCGTGACACGGGTGATTATCCATTAATGACGGGTCTACGCGAAATTGCTAAAATCCATACGGGAGATTTCAGACTGAGCCCAAACCAAAACCTTGTGATTAGCAATGTGACGAGCCAGAAAAAGAAGAAGATTGTGGAGTTGCTAGAGCTGCATAATATGACGGATGGTGCTCACCATTCTGCCCTGCGACGCAGTTCTATGTCATGTGTTGCATTTCCGACTTGCGGGCTAGCAATGGCAGAAGCAGAGCGTTATTTACCTGTGCTATTGGACAAAATCGATGTCATTATAGATGAATCGGGCTTACGGGACAAAGAGATTATTATTCGCATGTCAGGATGCCCGAATGGTTGTTCGCGTCCAGCGTTAGGGGAAATTGCTTTTATAGGAAAAGCCCCTGGCAAATACAATATGTATTTAGGTGCAGGTTTTGCCGGAGATCGCTTGAACAAAATCTATCGTGAAAATATTGGGGAGGAAGAGATTTTGGCTATCCTTCAAGTATTGCTAACCCAATATGCTAAAGAAAGATTGGAAGGCGAGCATTTTGGTGACTTCGTTATCCGTGCTGGCCATGTTAAAGCTGTTCATAATGGAATGGATTTTCATGATGAGGTAGTTAGTACAAATGCGTAG
- a CDS encoding catalase, whose protein sequence is MTENQKPKLTTAAGAPVVDNQNSMTAGPRGPILLQDVWLLEKLAHFDREVIPERRMHAKGSAAYGTFTLTHDISQYSKAKIFSEVGKKTDMFLRFSTVAGERGGADAERDIRGFSARFYTEEGNWDLVGNNTPVFFFRDPMQFPDLNHAVKRDPRTNMRSANNNWDFWTSLPEALHQVTIVMSDRGLPSSYRTMHGFGSHTFSMINEQNERVWVKFHMRSQQGIENLTDQEAEVVVGKDRESHQRDLYDNIENGNFPKWKMYIQVMTEEQANNMPYNPFDLTKVWYKEDFPLIEVGEFELNRNPDNYFAEVEQAAFTPANVVPGISFSPDRMLQGRLFSYGDAQRYRLGVNHHQIPVNQPRCPVHSFHRDGAMRVDGNHGSRMHYEPNSYGEWQEQPSYKDPALDLFGSADQWNFREDDDNYFEQPGKLFNLMSPEQQQVLFENTGRNMQGVDKHIQLRHITHCFKADPAYGQGVADALGIAWSEVEAAATFEAK, encoded by the coding sequence ATGACTGAAAATCAAAAACCAAAATTAACAACTGCAGCTGGTGCACCCGTCGTAGATAACCAAAACTCGATGACTGCCGGCCCAAGAGGTCCAATCCTATTACAAGATGTTTGGCTACTAGAAAAGCTTGCTCACTTCGACCGTGAAGTAATTCCTGAGCGCCGTATGCACGCGAAAGGTTCAGCAGCATACGGTACATTTACCCTCACACATGATATTTCACAGTATTCAAAAGCTAAAATCTTCTCTGAAGTCGGTAAGAAAACAGATATGTTCCTCCGTTTTTCGACTGTTGCTGGCGAACGCGGTGGTGCTGATGCAGAACGTGATATTCGTGGATTCTCTGCACGCTTCTATACAGAAGAAGGGAACTGGGACCTTGTTGGAAACAACACACCTGTATTCTTCTTCAGAGATCCAATGCAATTCCCTGACTTAAACCACGCAGTTAAACGTGACCCACGTACAAATATGCGTAGTGCAAATAACAACTGGGACTTCTGGACATCACTACCTGAAGCACTTCACCAAGTAACAATCGTCATGAGTGATCGCGGACTTCCAAGTTCATATCGTACAATGCACGGTTTCGGAAGCCATACATTCAGTATGATCAATGAACAAAATGAACGTGTTTGGGTAAAATTCCATATGCGTTCACAACAAGGCATCGAAAACCTAACAGATCAGGAAGCTGAGGTCGTTGTTGGGAAAGACCGCGAGAGCCATCAGCGTGACCTTTACGACAACATCGAAAACGGTAACTTCCCGAAATGGAAAATGTATATCCAAGTGATGACAGAAGAACAAGCAAACAACATGCCTTACAATCCATTTGACCTAACAAAAGTTTGGTATAAAGAAGACTTCCCACTTATTGAAGTTGGCGAATTCGAACTAAACCGTAATCCAGATAACTACTTTGCTGAAGTAGAACAAGCTGCTTTCACACCAGCAAACGTTGTACCTGGTATTAGTTTCTCACCAGACCGAATGCTACAAGGGCGTTTATTCTCATACGGTGATGCGCAACGTTACCGTCTAGGTGTAAACCATCACCAAATTCCAGTCAATCAGCCAAGATGCCCTGTTCATAGCTTCCACCGTGATGGTGCTATGCGTGTCGATGGTAATCATGGCAGTAGAATGCATTATGAGCCAAACAGCTATGGTGAGTGGCAAGAACAACCAAGCTACAAAGATCCAGCACTTGATCTATTTGGTTCAGCAGATCAATGGAACTTCAGAGAAGACGATGACAATTACTTCGAGCAACCAGGTAAATTGTTCAATCTGATGAGTCCAGAACAACAGCAAGTGTTGTTCGAAAATACTGGACGTAATATGCAAGGCGTTGACAAGCATATTCAACTTCGTCATATTACCCACTGCTTTAAAGCAGACCCAGCTTACGGACAAGGTGTAGCAGATGCACTTGGTATCGCTTGGAGCGAAGTAGAAGCTGCAGCAACATTCGAAGCAAAATAA
- a CDS encoding Yip1 family protein translates to MSEGNEILDKKEQRNLWKSIWLEPRETVRYAIDHKTMKYALMLVLIASLFDVLNVMTQNNLDTTIPASGFIIWLIVLSPVLGLIGWWIGAGLATMVGTWFGGTGTFAELKMAYALSCIPVIIGGLIWIPDLLILGKSLFLEDISVSGWRLIWQFFSGFIGIVIGIWSFIITVMIVAEAHRISGWRGFWTVVIPSALIVIVVLIFFLPFLFLLF, encoded by the coding sequence ATGAGCGAGGGAAATGAAATATTGGATAAGAAAGAACAACGGAATTTATGGAAGTCTATTTGGCTGGAACCAAGAGAAACTGTACGCTATGCAATTGACCATAAAACGATGAAGTATGCCCTTATGTTAGTGTTAATTGCTAGTTTGTTTGATGTATTGAACGTGATGACGCAAAATAATCTGGACACTACTATTCCAGCATCTGGTTTTATTATCTGGTTGATCGTATTAAGTCCTGTATTAGGATTAATAGGTTGGTGGATTGGTGCCGGGCTTGCTACGATGGTTGGTACATGGTTTGGCGGTACAGGAACTTTTGCGGAACTGAAAATGGCGTATGCGCTATCATGTATACCTGTCATAATCGGAGGACTTATATGGATTCCAGATCTCCTTATACTGGGTAAATCATTATTTTTGGAAGATATTAGTGTCTCAGGTTGGCGGCTAATTTGGCAATTTTTCAGTGGATTTATTGGTATTGTGATAGGTATATGGAGTTTTATCATTACGGTAATGATTGTTGCGGAAGCACATAGAATATCCGGATGGCGGGGTTTTTGGACAGTTGTGATTCCATCTGCCTTGATTGTTATTGTGGTATTGATATTCTTTCTACCATTTCTGTTCCTACTATTTTAA